TTCATAACGCCCACCCCGCTTTGCGGAGCCCAATTTACAACCCCTTACGCCATGGCGACATACACAAAAGAGTGGGTGCGGACCCACTCTTCAGCGGCACCGGCATGGTGTACTGGTAAACGATACCTTTTACTATGGAGACCCGTGGCGGGTCAAGGTTTCTTTTGCGGACGAAAAACTTCCGGACAGGAGGGATGCCCGGACGGGCCGTTTCCTGGCGGGTCCCGCGGGCTATTCGGCCGCCTTGATGTCGTTCCAGATGGCGTCGAGTTCGGGCAGCTTACACTCCGTCATCTTCCGCCCCTGGGCGTGCAGCCGCTCTTCGATCCCCTTGAACCGGCGGGTGAACTTGGCAATGGTGTCGTCCAGCGCATCCTCGGCGTCGTGGCCCAGGAAGCGGCTCAAGTTGACCACGGCGAAGAGGAGATCGCCGATCTCCTCGCGGATCTTCTTCGGATCGCCGTCGGTCATTGCCTCGCGCACCTCGGCGGTTTCCTCATCCACCTTGGCGAGCACCTGGTGGACCGTATCCCAGTCGAAGCCCACCCGGGCGGCCCGTTTCTGGATCTGCTGGGCCTTGTGAAGGGCCGGGGCGCTCCGCGGCACGCCGTCCACGGCCGACTTCCGCGGGGGGCCTTTCTCCCCCTTCTTGATGGCCTCCCAGTTCTTCACCACCTCGGAAGAACCGCTGACCTTGACCTCGCCGAACACGTGCGGGTGGCGGCGCACCAGCTTGTCGGAGATCGCCGTGGCCACGTCGTCGAAGTTGAAACTCCCTTCCTCGCTGGCGACCTGCGCCTGGAAGACGATCTGGAGAAGGACGTCCCCGAGTTCGTCGCACAACCGGGTGCGGTCGCCGCTATCCAGGGCATCCATCGCCTCGTAGCACTCCTCGAGCAGGAACGGCCGGAGGCTGGGGAGGGTCTGCTCGCGGTCCCAGGGGCAGCCCTTTTCCGACCGCAGGATCTGCATGATCCCCCGCAGTCGATCGATCGGCCTGCCGCCGGGGTCTTTGGGCTGATCCATGACGCGCCGTCGCGGTTCGTTAGGTCACAGGCCGCGAAACAGGGCGCCGATGATCTCGGACGCGGACGCATCCCCGGGGGCTTCGACCACCAGGTTCGCCCCTCCGAAATCCTCGCAGGCGGTCCACTCGTCGGGCAAGGCTACGCAACTCATCCCGGCCATGACGGCGCCGCGGCCGACCCGTCCGCTCGCCGCCAGCGCCCCGCAACCGCGGGGCCGCCTCTGGATGGACCGCGCCGCCTTCGTCCAGGTGTCGGGCGACGGGAAGTCCGCGCCCGCCTCCTTGACGAAATAGAGCGAGACCGCCGGCTCCTCCAGCCCCAACCGGCCTGCAAGGCTGCGGGCGGCGTCCTCCGGCAGGCTGGTC
This window of the Kiritimatiellia bacterium genome carries:
- the mazG gene encoding nucleoside triphosphate pyrophosphohydrolase; protein product: MDQPKDPGGRPIDRLRGIMQILRSEKGCPWDREQTLPSLRPFLLEECYEAMDALDSGDRTRLCDELGDVLLQIVFQAQVASEEGSFNFDDVATAISDKLVRRHPHVFGEVKVSGSSEVVKNWEAIKKGEKGPPRKSAVDGVPRSAPALHKAQQIQKRAARVGFDWDTVHQVLAKVDEETAEVREAMTDGDPKKIREEIGDLLFAVVNLSRFLGHDAEDALDDTIAKFTRRFKGIEERLHAQGRKMTECKLPELDAIWNDIKAAE